Within Paenibacillus sabinae T27, the genomic segment ATCGCCGAGATCAAGCAGCATGTCGATATAGAAATCGAGGCATTTATCCATGGAGCGATGTGCTCCTCATATTCCGGCCGCTGCGTGCTGTCCAACCACTTTACGGACCGCGACTCCAATCGCGGAGGCTGCTGCCAGTCGTGCCGGTGGAAATACGATTTGTTCGAGGATACGCGTGAAGACGGAGTCCGGATTTCTGAGGAATCAAGCGCCGGACGGCTGCCGCAGCGCCTGGTTCCCGGCGTAACGCAGCTTCCGCTGCACGAGCCGGAGGATAATCCGTTTTCGATGGGTGCCAAGGATCTGTGCATGCTGGAGCGCATTCCCGATCTGATCGAGGCGGGCATCGACAGCTTCAAGATCGAAGGCCGGATGAAGTCCATCCACTACGTCGCCACCGTGGTCAATGCTTACCGGAAGGCGATCGACGCCTATATGGCTGATCCCGAGCATTACGAGATGAAGCGGGAATGGATGGATGAACTGAACAAAGCGGCCAACCGTCCGCTGAACACGGGATTCTTCTACGACACGCCGGATCATGAGGACCACATCTACGAACCGGAAGAAAAAGCCGCTCCATTTGACTTTGCCGGCCTTGTGCTGGAGTATGACGCGGAGACGGGCACGGCGCTGATTCAGCAGCGCAACCATTTCAAACCGGGTCAGGAAGTTGAATTCTTCGGGCCGGACCGCAGCTCTTTCAAGCAGATTGTTGGCGAGCTGCGTGATGAGGAAGGCACTGTACTGGACGCCGCGCGCCATCCTTTGCAGCGCATCCGAATGAAGGTCGACCAGCCGGTGGCTTATTTTGATATGATGCGGAAGAAGAAATAACAAAGCGGAATGTATGGAACGGGCGGGTTTCGGATGACGGAACCCGCCTGTTTTTTTGTACAAAATTACAAATTTACAAAGAAAGTAGGTCTGCAGACATAAAAAATAAAGAAAGGTATAAGAAAAATCTCCCAGTCTGCCGATATAATAGATAACGCTTACATCATGCAGTGCAAATTCATCAGGCAGGTGATAATAGGAATGGGAGAAGCTGAAAGAGAGAGAAAACGAGTTCAACGCAAAGAAAGGTTAGCGAAAGGTCAGCGGGATGAAGGCCGGCCAGGCCAGAACCTGACGACAAGGGAGAAGACGGGCGGCTGGTTTGCGGGCATAACGGCACGTCTGAGTTGGAAGCGCTTGCTGACTCAATCCGCAGGGCAATTCAGAACGGTCAATCCCGCCAAGTCGGTCGGGGTCAAGCTGTTTTTGATTTTTTTATCGTCCATTGTCGTTGTGGTTATGTTCCTGGGATTAATGTCTTATACGAAGGCCAAGAACACCATCAAGGATAATGTGTCCGAAGCGAACCGCCAGACGATTATTCAAAATGCCGAGAAGCTTGATATTATTTTGAACCAGTACGAGACGCTCGCTTTGCAGCTGTTCTTTGATCCGGAGGTTCAGGGGCAGATTGACAATCTGAAAAACGCTAAATCGTTCTATGATCAATTTGTGGCGATGGATAACATCGGTGAGAAGCTGACCAATCAGACGACCTCGGATTCCAATATCATCAGTTTTTCGCTGATCCCGGATAACGCTAAACAGCAAGTCATGACAAGCGGCAATTCCAAGCTGGTTTCGGAGGATATGCGGGACAAGGATTGGTACAAGCAGGCGATCGCCAATACGGAAAATTATAAGCCGACCTTTGCGGGCGACTCCTTCAGCTCGAAGTTCTACTGGTTTCCGGTTAGCGATGTTGTGAAGGAAAGCACCAATATCGCCATTGTGCGAAAGCTCCAGAATATGGGGGATACTTCCGGGTACGTCGTGGTGATCGAAATCAAACAAGATGCGCTTGAAAGCGCCTTCCGATGCGTAAATCTGGGGAACGGATCACATATCCAACTGGTTTCGCCCGGAGGAACCGTTATCGCTTCCTCGGTCAAGGAGGAGGACGGAAAAGCGTCGGCCTATGCTTTTATCAAGGACAGCAAAGCCAATAACAGCAGCATCGAGACCCGGGACGCCAAGGGCCGTGACCTGCTGGCCGTGTTCAGCCCGCTTACAAAAGCCGACTGGAAGCTTACGGGCATCGTTCCGACTGATGCGCTCGTGAAGGACGCGAAGCCGATTCTTTTTACTACTTATATCGCGGCTGGAGCGGCGGCCCTGCTGGCGCTGCTGCTCGGCGTATGGATGGTGCGCATGATCGCCCGTCCGCTTGCACGTCTCAAGGATCTGATGGGCGAAGGCGCCAAGGGGAATTTGACGGTACGCACACCGTATACGTCCTCGGATGAGATCGGCCAGCTGTCGGCTTCCTTTAATCTGATGATGGAACGCATTACGGAGCTGGTCTCACAGACGACGGAATCGGCTCGCGATGTGCTGGGGACGGCGGGCGAGCTTGGAGAAGCTTCCCGCAAGACGGCGGTATCCGCCAAGGAAATTGCGTCCGCAACCGAAGAAATTGCCGAGGGAGCCGGCAGTCTCGCGCTTGAGGCAGAGAAAGGCAATGAGCTGACCGAGGCCTTGTCGGCCCAAATGGAGGCGGTTATTCTCTCCAACCGCGAAATGGATGACAGGGCGCGTATTGTTGGAGAATCCAGCGGCAAAGGGATGATGCAGCTTGAAGAGCTGCTGAAGCAGACGGGGCGCACGGGCCAGATGACCAAGGCGCTCGTCGATAAAGTGGACAACCTGAAGCAGACGGCTCTGTCCGTCCTGAAGGTGCTTGACGTGATGAAAAATATTACCCAGCAGACGAACATTCTGTCGCTGAACGCAACGATCGAAGCGGCGCGCGCAGGCGCGGCAGGCCGGGGCTTTATGGTGGTGGCGGGCGAAATACGGGCGCTGGCCGATCAATCGAAGGAATCGATCGCGCTCGTTGCGAACATCACCGACAAGATCATGACGGAGATGAACGAAACGGTGGATGTGCTGTCAGAGGTGACGCCGCTCTTTGCGGAGCAGATGAGCTCGGTCAAGAATACGAGCGATATTTTTCTATCGGTTCGGGAACAGATGGATGGCTTCGTTGCCAGCCTGCAATCTGTAACATCTGCGGTCGACAGTCTAAAAGCTTCCCAGACGGTGCTGTCTGAGGCGATGAGCAATGTAAGCGCTGTGGCGGAGCAGTCGTCGGCAACCTCGGAGGAGGTGGCGTCGCTCAGCAGCGAGCAGCAGAGTGTGAGTGATCAGCTGGTCATGCTGTCTGCCAACCTTGAAAGCGTTTCGGGCCATTTGAAGGAAAAGCTGTCGCTTTTCAAAATTTGACCGCAGCGCAAGCAATCGGCGGCAACGAGAGGACTTCTGTTAATAGCGGACCTTCGCATCAATCGGTGCGGAGGTCTTTTTTGCATATTCAAGCG encodes:
- a CDS encoding peptidase U32 family protein — its product is MNTVAKPQFKGKRYRLDKPELLAPAGNLEKLKFAVHYGADAVYIGGQKYGLRSNADNFSFEEMREGVEFAKKYGAKVFVATNIYAHNEDIAGIEEYLRNLYEVGIAAIIVADPAIVDIAQRTVPGLEVHLSTQQSTLNWQAVSFWKEEGLPRVVLGRETSLEEIAEIKQHVDIEIEAFIHGAMCSSYSGRCVLSNHFTDRDSNRGGCCQSCRWKYDLFEDTREDGVRISEESSAGRLPQRLVPGVTQLPLHEPEDNPFSMGAKDLCMLERIPDLIEAGIDSFKIEGRMKSIHYVATVVNAYRKAIDAYMADPEHYEMKREWMDELNKAANRPLNTGFFYDTPDHEDHIYEPEEKAAPFDFAGLVLEYDAETGTALIQQRNHFKPGQEVEFFGPDRSSFKQIVGELRDEEGTVLDAARHPLQRIRMKVDQPVAYFDMMRKKK
- a CDS encoding methyl-accepting chemotaxis protein, which produces MGEAERERKRVQRKERLAKGQRDEGRPGQNLTTREKTGGWFAGITARLSWKRLLTQSAGQFRTVNPAKSVGVKLFLIFLSSIVVVVMFLGLMSYTKAKNTIKDNVSEANRQTIIQNAEKLDIILNQYETLALQLFFDPEVQGQIDNLKNAKSFYDQFVAMDNIGEKLTNQTTSDSNIISFSLIPDNAKQQVMTSGNSKLVSEDMRDKDWYKQAIANTENYKPTFAGDSFSSKFYWFPVSDVVKESTNIAIVRKLQNMGDTSGYVVVIEIKQDALESAFRCVNLGNGSHIQLVSPGGTVIASSVKEEDGKASAYAFIKDSKANNSSIETRDAKGRDLLAVFSPLTKADWKLTGIVPTDALVKDAKPILFTTYIAAGAAALLALLLGVWMVRMIARPLARLKDLMGEGAKGNLTVRTPYTSSDEIGQLSASFNLMMERITELVSQTTESARDVLGTAGELGEASRKTAVSAKEIASATEEIAEGAGSLALEAEKGNELTEALSAQMEAVILSNREMDDRARIVGESSGKGMMQLEELLKQTGRTGQMTKALVDKVDNLKQTALSVLKVLDVMKNITQQTNILSLNATIEAARAGAAGRGFMVVAGEIRALADQSKESIALVANITDKIMTEMNETVDVLSEVTPLFAEQMSSVKNTSDIFLSVREQMDGFVASLQSVTSAVDSLKASQTVLSEAMSNVSAVAEQSSATSEEVASLSSEQQSVSDQLVMLSANLESVSGHLKEKLSLFKI